The Bombus vancouverensis nearcticus chromosome 11, iyBomVanc1_principal, whole genome shotgun sequence DNA window GGACCAAAGCGCGAGAAAATGGAGAAACGAATATCCGATGCAGCAAATGAATGTGCAACGGTATGTCGTGTTATTAGTCACCGCTTCGTTGCTTCTTTCGATAACTAGTTGTAATACATATACACTAACCCTGATAGTAGAATTTCCGACTAAACACAACAGTACTACGACAActtaaaatagtaaaatatttgCTTGGTGAAAAAGTAAATACCAAAAAGATCAGTTCCAAATGGATTACACGTTGAGAACAAAAATATTTGGCTTTCTGATATCTAATCCTGTTAATAGCATGAATTGAATTGAATACGTCGACGCAATATATCAATCGATGATACATCAATcactttttatacaattttcttcGTCTGCGTATGATAGGCACTGAAAAATCGCGGGGCAAATGGACCGATCGATCCATTAAATACGCTTCATCATTGTATGGGTAATCTTGTTAATAGCATCGTATTTGGAAAAACCTATAAGGAGGAAGACGAAGTTTGGAAATGGCTAAGACATTTGCAAGAAGAAGGAGTGAAAGAAATTGGTGTCGCTGGACCGCTCAACTTTTTACCTTTTCTCAGGTACATCCAAGTGTCAAATTTTAAACgacattattaaaataaaagaatgacAAATTTATGCGTAAAAATTGCTCTTCAGATTCTTACCACGATACGGCCGAACGATACAATCGATCGTCGATGGAAAGGAGAAAACGCATAAAGTATATCGGGAAATACTCGAAGAACACCGTGCACAGATCGCGCAAGCATCAGAAAATACGGATAGAGTCGAGAGCTTTCTGGCAGCATTCGACGAACAAATGAGGAAAGAAAACGGTACAAAATCCGAGTTTTTCACAGAACCCCAACTGTACCATTTATTAGCAGATCTTTTTGGTGCTGGAACTGATACTACTTTGACCACCTTTCGTTGGTTTCTCTTGTTCATGGCTGCCCATCCTACGGAGCAGGTATGTTGCACTCTCCTACAGCTCCTCCTACGGTATGTGAGATTTTCTATAGGGAGATCGTAGGATAAAGCGTTAAGTAGAATCGCCGATTGGTAAGCTCGTAGCAAAAACGACCTTTGTCCATATTTGTCTTTCCTCGGAAAAGCAAACTATTTATCCCATGACACATTCACACAAAGGCAGTTGGATCGTTTATCACTTCTATTTACTATATTATTCATAGGAAAAGGTACAATCGGAGATGGATCTATGTTTGAAGGAAGGGGAGCAGCCGACTCTAGACGATAGAATCGCTATGCCTCGTCTCGAGGCTGCTATAGCCGAAGTGCAGAGGATAAGGACTGTTACACCACTCGGTATTCCTCATGGAACATCAGAGGTACCGTACCGTCCATAAATCAAATCTCTCTTTCCAATTCCTCTATGGGAAATTTCGCCTGTTTAGGATATGCGGATAGGTGATTACGATGTACCACGCGGTACCATGATCGTGCCGATGCAGTGGGCTATTCACACCGATCCTGCTTACTGGCAAGATCCTCTCGAATTTCGACCCGACAGATTCCTATCCGATGATGGAAGTTTCTTCAAACCGGAATCGTTTCTCCCATTTCAAAGTGGTAATTATCTTCGACTTTTCTCCcgctccttctcttctctctcgTTCACCTTCTCTTCGTGATATTATAGATATGTACTTTCTGCTTCATCGTATTTATTCGAATAACAAATACCTGCCAGacgcgtttctttcttttctcccccttttatttcattctattctcttttaattttcttttgtttGATTTCATTTTGTTCAAAGGAAAACGCATTTGCGTGGGAGAGGAACTCGCTAGGATGATACTATTTTTGTTCGCCGGGAGGATACTGCGCGCATTCGTTATATCCGTACCACCGGACGAGATCGTCGATCTCGAAGGCGATTGTGGCATTACGTTAGTTCCGAAACCACATCGCTTGATGTTCGTTCCACGACATCATTAATTAACGATTATAATCAATAAAAGATGTAGATCTAATAGAACGGCTATTGTAATCTGATCGATCATCGTTACAAGTTACAACTATCACAAGCGTGTTTTACGAAAATATATACTTTTCATAATTAACCtggtcgaacgatcgatcgtttaGAAAGTTTTCGTCCAGCGGATAAACGAACGACTCTTTCGTTTCTCCTTTTCTCAATCACGCCCCCCCGTTCCCCTCTTCCCCCCTTTGTTGCTGTTCGCTCCTTTTTTGTATCTGTCTTTTTTCTTAAATACCTGTTCTTTCGTCTTGGTCGAGCTATATCGCCTGTCATCCCGAAAGTTCAGCTTCCGCCCACATTCCCGTCCCTCCATCTCTGGCTCTCTTAATCTTTTCGTCAACAGGTATATTCGCGAATTCGGAAAACACAAAATCGATTCCCCGTAACACACAAAAGGTATCCCCTTCATCCTCTTCGTAATTACAgtctttttctactttttttcctttttcttcctctctttctagcGAAACGGTGTTTCAAGCGTAATACAAACCGagagaaatatgaaataaatacgaaataaatTGTGGGGAAGGAAAagcaaaaaagagaaaggatcATCGACTACTGGATCGAAATAAAACGGGGAATGTAATTTTCAGCTCACAAAAAGTCACGAACATAATCGTGACGGTCGTTTCGTTCGTGAACACGACTCGTCGAGCAACAACGTACGCACGATACGATACGAGGCAATGATTGATTttcatgaaatacaaaatatcgaTTTATTTCGTGCGAAGAGGAGACACACgtattatcaattataattACAAGCTTGGTCATATGGACATTAACATTGTTTAATGATcgttacaaaaaagaaaaatagataaTAACATTAAGTAACACAGATTCGCGGTCGGCGGGTGAACACAATGCGGTGCTCCGCAATTCGAGCATGCAGCATATAAATTTCTTACTGGTGAATACAAACGAAGCATCGACGCGGTGATATGTACGTGGCGTTAAAGCTCACCGCGGCAAAGGGAAAACGTAAGAGGAACgatgaagaggaagaaagatGACGGAATATAAAGAAACCAGGGGGAATCCGCGTCGATGGTTCGTCGGCTTTCGCCGGACACGCAACAAAATATATCTTTGGAAATGATTTTACGATCGCGTTATCACAGGAATCTCGAGGGTCCCATGTCCTAAATTCGAAATTCACAGCCTTAATCTTTGCCCGCACCCAACGGATCGAGTTCGATGTTGGTCTTGAATTCTGAAACGCTACGTAACTACACTGTGTGTGGTGTCGCAAGAATCTCGTTCTAACTTTCACGAAAATCACTGTTCTAGGTCAACAGCCGCGTCCATCCGACGCGCAGCCCTACGATCTAATCCATTCGAATTTAGTCGCGTCGAAACTTTCGAACGATAAGGGAAAGAGAACTCGTTAGTCGAAGACGATCTCGCGCTCTCGTTCACCGCCTATTATCAAGATAATACCTAGATATGTACATAATACAGTAACTTACGAATATCTGTGCGCACACTCACAGCGTACTTCGTTACACGgtcttttgttttttctttttcctttttttttctttttttttttattaacccGAAATTCTTAATCTAGCATTTACCACTATCGCTATCATCGATATTGTCgttatcaattattattttacCAATACTACCGCCTGTACTATCGTTGCCGTTACTACTTTTGTCTATTTCTATTACTACCGCTACCACTACCACTACTTATTTCTAATACCATTACTAATAATTGATTCCTCTTATTATCATTACTATCTAAAAGTCTTTTGTCTCTTTTTACGTCCGAGACTGCGCCAACACAACGATCTCTAGAACGTGACGGATCATCGTTGACGGAATTGTTATCGAAATCGTTTTTGTATATATTGTGTGCAACGAATTTGAACATGTACACGCAAACTTCTCATATCATTCAACCGTATACACACGTTCTATACCGACATACATTTATCAAATAACGCTAATGACTAAATGCGAATAAATAAAGAGCGAAATGTTACCctaaatatgtataaatgttgGCTAGTACACGCAAGgaaattaaataatagaaatcGAGAGTGAAACGACATTTATGCGATAGGTAGATGGAGAGAAGAATAAAAGGAGGGATAATGGAACGCGTTCGAACGAACCTTTCGACGATGATGTGAAATCTTGTAGGGCTGATTAAGGATGGACGAATGTACGATGGATCGGATTGAATCGTATTAGATCGAATTGGATCAGGTTGGATCGTGTCGGGCCAAGTCGGTCCAGGTCGGATCGGTCTCGTTAGGAACGATTACCGTGCTCCGTTGATCGTTATGGAGCGTTCGAAAAAGCAGGAAACTCAGTGACTGCCGATATTACGCAGAATAGCGCCGGAGGGGATCACATCGTTGCTCGTATCTTCGATGAGATCCAAATTTCTTGGTACCAAACAAACGTCAAAGGGGTCAGGCGTGACGGTGACACCGGCGTTGCCGCGCAAACTCGGCAAGGACGAGCCCTGCGGCGATCGCAACTCGAACGTGTGCATCAACGAACTAAAGAACAAGAATAACTCCATGCGTGCCAACACATCGCCCAGGCACATACGTCTGCCGACACCGAAAGGCATAAAGTATTCCGGTTTCTGGACTTTACCTTCGGCCGAGAGAAACCGACTCGGTCGAAACTCCTCGGGCTCCTCCCAAAGTTCTGGATCCATATGCACGGCATGCAGCAACGGTACCACTTGGGATCCAGCTGGTATCGTGTAACCGTGCAACGTCACATCTCTGAAACATTTTTACACCTTTCAATCTTAACTATCTCACACGTTCCATCGAGATCGTGATTCATCCATTCATTCATCGCGGCGCCCCAATACTACGAAAATTGTATATCTATATCGGCGTCTCGTCTTTGTCCTTTTCTCTTTTGCTCGTCCACTCACCGCTTTACAAGATAGCAACGTTTTTCGAAAGCAAATAACCTAATTAGCGACTGGTTCGATTTTACTTTCGCTTTTATCGCGGTATATCGATAGATATTAACCCAATTGAAGAAACCCAATTATAGTAATGAGACGAAAGAGAGAATGATCCCGCTCGATGTAATTCGGTTAAGAAACAAGGTTGGAAATTCGACCGACGAATTCTCGTAAGTATCGTGTCAACAGTGGGATCTGTAGACGATATAATTACCTCGTGGTTGCGTGTGTGGTTCCCAAAGGGACTATACTCGACCGCCTAAGAACCTCGAGTATCGTCGCTTCGGTTACCGGAAGAAAAGGTAGATCCTCCAAAGCAGGCATCCTCGATTTTCCTACCACTTGGTCCAATTCTTCCTGTACGGCAGTCGCCGCATCCGGATGATGTAGCATCAAGATTATTGCCCATTCGAGCGTGGTCTTCACCGTTTCCATGCCAGCAGAGAACAGATCACCGAGAATTTGTTGCATCTGGCGATCTATGAATAgtacgaaaagaagaaagaaatgagTGGTGTAAAACGAAAGGCGATTCTTACGAGCgaactgcgaatgtttatggAGTTCTCAGTTAAATTTCGTACGAAACCAAAATTCATCGACATCGTTCGTTTAAACCGAGGCGACAAATTCGACGTACGTCGCTTCCTATCTTATATTAATCAAAGATAAACGAAAACAGCGCGCAAAATGATACGAAATATTTCAAGTACGGCGCTCGTTACCAcatttaataaacaaatttccATTTCTTTATCCATGAAAATAcgaatgaaaatagaaaatttcataaatattcgcTGTCTGTGTACGAGATATATCATCGGCGCACTCTCACCATGATTTTTCCCTTGAAAGAGCGTAGTCGCGCGACCTTCTCCCTTCGCTTTCTCGATCTCGAGCAGATAAGCGTCGACAAGGTCTCGTAAAGTGCTTTCGTCGAACGTTGCTCGATGCTGGTCGACCGCCTCTTGAAAGAAATCGGCCATTTCCGCGCGATTTTCCGCAATCTTGTTGCGAACTTTTTGAAGGCAAGGCAAGTAACGCATCACAGGAATAAAGTTGACAGCGGCCATACTGCCGAACAGCTTGAAACCTTCCTCGATCAAGTCCATGAATCTTTTGAACCTTTTGTCGCCATGTTGGAAACGCACTCCCATTATAATGGAACATATAACGTTGCTGATCGACATTCCAAGGGAAGCTGAAACGTCTGTCGGTGTTCCTCGTTTCGTCACCAATCCACGAAGGAACGTCTTAACCTCGCGCTAAAACCAATTAGAAATTATTCGTCTCTTTTTCATCTACTTGATATCAAGTGCAACGAAGCAAGTATTATGCGAATAGACAGTGAAACCTTGATTATTCGAATACAATCGGGAAGCACGCTGCTCGGATAATCGAATATATTGGTTTTTTCACGAGAACGTCGTTTATTTCGAGCtatgtttaaatattaatattagtcAGAAATAGAGATTTGCGAGCAAAGATGTACTATCAGTTTCAGttgctatttatatttcttaatgtTTCTTACATGAGGGACTATTCTTAAACTTCTCACTAGTCGATCGTTTGGTTAATTTTACTCAGATTCTACTGTAGTACgcggaagaaagaaaaactatagaaaaaggaaagacgaaattttgtaaaatgcAGCGCTCACCATGATTCTCAATTCCATAATTTTCTTCCCACCGCCCATATAGGTCATGCCGAAGCCTCTGAGCTTATCGTGAAGAAATTTTCTTTGGTCTTTCCACATAGCACCTTCGGTGTTGATAATACCTACGAGAGAAAAACTCTTGAGCTTCAAAAGTCAAGGGAACCGACCAGTTCGTAGAACGAAACCGCTTCGAACGAAAAACAGGAGATTCAACGTGTTTTAATTCGTACGCAGCGtaacaatataataaattatctgTAAACCATACAAGCTTTCCTGCCGGTGATCACGGAATCGAAAGAATCGGTGACGCGAAAAAATAATCTACGAGCAAGACGaacgaaatatttcgaataacgaaaaaaaaaagaggtagAAGTCAATTGGCTAAAAGTGGAAaacaggaaaaaagaaagaaagattcgGCGATAAAATCGGACGCACGCATGCAGCGGCGAGATGGTTGATAAAAATgtgaaaagggaaagaaggaaagagataAGAATCTGACGGGAAAGCGCAGAGTGAAAAATATGCGAGAACACGAAATCGAGATAGAGTTAGTTATCGGGAAACGAGCATGACAGGCGTCACGTGTTATACACTTACCATATCCACCGAGGATGTTGATGAACTCGGTATGCGGTCTGCCAGTAAACTCTTCCCGACGAAACGTGTCGCGAATCGTACGATGATCGCTAATAACAACCACCAGTTGCGTTCCTAGTCGAGCACTGAACATTGGACCATACTTCTTTGCGAGTTCTCCGTACCGGAGGTGAACGTCGCCTTTCAAGAATGGCAAATAACCAAACACGGGTACACCCCAAGGCCCTGGAGGCAGAGAGCGCACATACCTAAGCCATTGCATGCACCTTACTACCAATAATACACCTAAGAACACGAGAAACGTGTAAAGGACCTCGATTCTCGTGCCACCCATTGCTTGCCAAGCCCATTGTGTCGCGTGTTCCACTAACATCGCGCTATATTCAATTATGCTTTTATAATAATACGTTTTGCGTTCGTTTCTGCAAATATTTCGGGAACGAAGTTTCCCTTCGTTTTTTCCAATTCGAAATAGGGAGCTTCTTTCTCTCAAACCCTTAATCCCGATACACTTTTACTCGTTTCTTCCTTCCTCTCCGTATATTTTCTCTTC harbors:
- the phtm gene encoding cytochrome P450 enzyme phantom — translated: MGSVYTVLLSDPQLIKQTFSKDMSTGRAPLYLTHGIMKGYGLVCAEGERWKDQRKFVSNCLRNFGMIKHEGPKREKMEKRISDAANECATALKNRGANGPIDPLNTLHHCMGNLVNSIVFGKTYKEEDEVWKWLRHLQEEGVKEIGVAGPLNFLPFLRFLPRYGRTIQSIVDGKEKTHKVYREILEEHRAQIAQASENTDRVESFLAAFDEQMRKENGTKSEFFTEPQLYHLLADLFGAGTDTTLTTFRWFLLFMAAHPTEQEKVQSEMDLCLKEGEQPTLDDRIAMPRLEAAIAEVQRIRTVTPLGIPHGTSEVPYRP
- the Cyp18a1 gene encoding cytochrome P450 18a1 encodes the protein MLVEHATQWAWQAMGGTRIEVLYTFLVFLGVLLVVRCMQWLRYVRSLPPGPWGVPVFGYLPFLKGDVHLRYGELAKKYGPMFSARLGTQLVVVISDHRTIRDTFRREEFTGRPHTEFINILGGYGIINTEGAMWKDQRKFLHDKLRGFGMTYMGGGKKIMELRIMREVKTFLRGLVTKRGTPTDVSASLGMSISNVICSIIMGVRFQHGDKRFKRFMDLIEEGFKLFGSMAAVNFIPVMRYLPCLQKVRNKIAENRAEMADFFQEAVDQHRATFDESTLRDLVDAYLLEIEKAKGEGRATTLFQGKNHDRQMQQILGDLFSAGMETVKTTLEWAIILMLHHPDAATAVQEELDQVVGKSRMPALEDLPFLPVTEATILEVLRRSSIVPLGTTHATTRDVTLHGYTIPAGSQVVPLLHAVHMDPELWEEPEEFRPSRFLSAEGKVQKPEYFMPFGVGRRMCLGDVLARMELFLFFSSLMHTFELRSPQGSSLPSLRGNAGVTVTPDPFDVCLVPRNLDLIEDTSNDVIPSGAILRNIGSH